The Macaca fascicularis isolate 582-1 chromosome 11, T2T-MFA8v1.1 genomic sequence tgggaggtggaggttgcagtgagccgagatagcaccactgcactccagcatggatgacagagcaagaccttgtctcaaaaaataaaataaaataaaattaatggtTGTTACTCTTCCCAGCTACTCTCACCACGTGGAGGGACCATCCTACAGAGGAGACAGACTTTGAGGAAGGGCGAACCAAAGAATGGTCCCTGCTCAGTGTAGACAATCAGGAGTGCTGCCTTGGAGATGTAGGGTACATCAcaagctgggggaggggagtcaTGGCCAACTGCATGAAGTCTTAAGGCATCTTGCTTGTGTGTGGGCCCTCGATGGGGTGTATTTTAGGGTCCAACACAATTGGAACCTTGAGTGAGCCAGCTCTCAACCCCCCCAACCCCTGCAGCCACATGGTGTTCAATAAACAGGGAGCTGAGACAAACAGAGAGTGAAGGGGTGGGTGTGCTGTAGGGCAAGTGGATTAGGAGCATGGAGGAAGAACTGGGAAGAGGAAGGCCAAGATGATGCAGCAGATTCAAGGCAAGCCAGGCAGTTGAAAGAGGTGGCTACatgaggaagggaggagaaggaaggaaacccGGGTGATCTGTAACAGGAAAGAAAGTCCCAGGAAGGAGAGGTGTACTGCAAAAAGCAGGAGTTTGGGAGCCAGATACAGATCCAGCCGCttcctagttgtgtgaccttaagACCTCagattcggccgggcgcggtggctcaagcctgtaatcccagcactttgggaggccgagacgggcggatcacgacgtcaggagttcaagaccatcctggctaacacggtgaaaccccgtctctactaaaaaatacaaaaaactagccgggcgaggtggtgggcgcctgtagtcccagctactcgggaggctgaggcaggagaatggcgtaaaaacccgggaggcggagcttgcagtgagctgagatccggccactgcactccagcctgggcgacacagcaagactccgtctcaaaaaaaaaaaaaaaaaaaaaaaaaaaaagacctcagaTTCTCCAGGGTGTTTCTTCTGTAAAAGGGATGAACATCGTCTCTAACTCAGactatattatttaatataataaagaaGATAATGCATCTTAAACACTAACTTGAAATCTTGGCATACAGAAGAGTATTTTTTAAACCTGCTAAaagtccgggcgcagtggctcacgcctgtaatcccagcactttgggagaccaaggtgggtggatcacctgagatcaggagttcaagaccagcctggtcaacatggtgaaaccctgactctactaaaaatacaaaaattagccaggcacggtggcgggcacttgtaatcccagccacttaggaggctgaggcacgagaatagctggaacctgggaggcggaggttgcagtgaaccaagaccatgccactgcactccagtctgggcaacaagagtgaaactccatttcaaaaacaacaacaacaacaacaacaacaaaaattgctAATGCTCATTCCCTTCCATCTAAGATTTTCCCCTTCTCTGTCTTTGGATTTTCCTAGACCTTGAATGGAGCAGCTCCAGGACAGGGGGTGAGGGTTCTGGACTTCATACTGCTCTCTTAGTCTTGGGAACCCTATGAAAATAGCCTAATCTATTCttgcctctctcttctcttgatGGAAAGCCTTTGGATATCTGAATGGGGGAAAATAGTCCACCAGGGCTTTGACACCAGAGATTTCACATCAGAGACAACGTATTGCCATCTAGCTCTTCCACAGGCCATGGTCACACTTGtcctcagctattttttttttttttttttttcagacggagttttgctcttgttgccaaggctggagtgcaatggcacaatctcggctcactgcaacctccgcctcccaggttccaggctattctcctgcttcagcctccctagtagctgggattacaggcatgtgccaccatgcccgactaattttgtatttttagtagagacggggtttctccatgttggtcaggctggtcttgaactcccgacctcaggtgatccgcccgccttggcctcccaaagtgctgggattacaggcatgagccaccgcacctggccgcccTCAGCTGTTGTAATGGCTCCCTGACAAGTCTGTCTTTTCCTTAGACTCTCCCCACCAATCATTTTCCTCCAGCTTATTCCACACAGTTTGTCAGTGTGAGCAAAACCTCACTCAGGAGCCTCCGTGGGCTTCCCATTGCCCACTAAACCAACTGCCAATACCTTACGCTGCATTCTTGTGTTTTCTGCCTGGCATTAtagtttttgtttacttgttctATGGTTCCCACTAGATTGTAAACTACTTCACAACAAGATCTgactgttcattcattcaacaaatatttattgagcactttctctgtgccaggcactgttttagatGCTGGGGATCATCAGAGAATCGAAGAAAAATCCACGCCCCCACGGAACTTACATTCTACCTAGGATATAGGACGGGGTGGTGGAGAtgataaactataaaaattagaataaataaattatatggtaTGTTGGAAAGTGATACATGCCGTGAGTTGTAATTACTTTGGAACTCACATACCTGCCTATAAAAGTACTCAAGtaatctttaaaaattgtgtttgatTCTGTTTGAATAGGGCAAAGTGCTAAGATTTTGGACTACGAGGTTTTGTGCTGCCGGTGCTCTCAGGACAGGAAGGGCACAGATCTTGAACCCTGAAGATGAAGAGAGATGGAGCAGGTGCTAATCAATAGGcctcttccacagtggctggaggTAAGTGCCGGGCTCCAGACTCCAGTCTCCATCCAGATGGAGAAAGGCCCAGATTTCATGGCTATCCCTGACGAATCTGGGTCAGTTCTCTCATTTGGCCACCAGGGGTCATTTTACCCCTGTAAATCACCGTCTGGAGCACTTGGCATAAAGGCACACACAAAAGGCTACCCTGGactaaaacacacagacacaaatggagaaccctgacacacacacacactctctctctcgctctctctctcacacacacacagtgcacgcacacacatataaagATACAGTATTGAGACATAGGGTCAGAAATGCTGTAGGATGCACACAGAGCAACAACTCCCTCAGTAATGTCAGGGTCTGAAGATGTCCACAAGTGCCAACTCTGCAGCCCCTCCGAGCCCCCAACTTGGGTAAAGAGGGAAggaatagccgggcgcggtggttcatgcctgtaatcccagcactttgggaggcgggcagattcacctgaggtcgggagctcgagaccagtctggccaacatagtgaaaccccatcactactaaaaatacaaaaaattagctgggtttggtggtgtgcacctgtaatcccagttacttgggaggctgaggcaggagaattgcatgaacccaagaggcgaaggttgcagtgaaccgagatcacaccattgcactccagcccaggccacagtgttagaccccatctcaaaaaaaaaaaaaaaaaaaaaaaaaaaggaaggaatagtAGATGGCCCATTTCCCTTGCTTCCAGCGTGCTGAGAATGGACAGCCTATTCCTGTCCTTCCATCTCACTCTTAACTTCCCCATAAACTCTTCTTTCCTGGCTATGGCACAGTTCTCTTAGTTCCCTTTTTCCTCCCCCAGAGAAGCCCCATTCCCTCCCCCTCAGCATATGACTAGTTCCACCCCGTCTCCATCCCTGCCCCAGGGCTGCTGCTCTGACATGCCCAGGgtagtgttccattgtatgtacTACTCCTAGGGCCGCAGGAAAACCCCAAGACATGAAGACTATCAGAATTGATTAATTTATTTAGCActgccctctccccacaataATAGAAAGCACTGTACATAATGCCCTGGGAAGAAGTTAGACATGAACTCTAATACTTCAGGACAAgtgtggttctcaaagtgtgatccagGGACCAACCCTTTGAGGGAGTCCACGAGgtcaaactattttcataatactgCTACACAAATATTTGTCCCtttcactctcattctctcacaAGTATACTGTAGAGTTTTCCAGAGGTTTCATGAAGTGTGTGTGGTGACATTATTGCTCTCGTGGCTAAcagaatgtgtgcatgtgtatttattttttaaatgtatttgctttAATGTCTAGTATGGTAAGTATCAAAAGATAAGCAAAGCTGTTTGAGATCCTCAGTTTCCAAGAGTGGCatctgagaccaaaaagtttgagaaccaatgCTTTAGTAGAAAGAATTTTCTCCTTACTCTGgacaaagcagagagagagagagagaatattaagGATCTAAAACGGAGGAGGCCTGGAAAAGGGGGAGTGATGGAAGAAAGGATAACCTAAAAAGGGTTTGGACTTGGATTTTGGCGAGAAGGAAACTCTAAGCCAGTTTTGCCTTGCCCCAACTATCCTATGCTGGGTGCAGGTCTAAATTGTCACAAGTCACTGTGCGAGAAAGAACCTAGTTCTGTCTATATGGAACTCTTGTATTAGGTCTCAATGGTGAGCAGGGGAAGCCTAGGCCGAAATGAAAGTGGGTGGCATCCATGACAGAAGTCAGCAGATGAACAGGCATCTCAGTAGCATGGTCCACCAAACCTGGGGCTCTTCAGCTCTCAGGCCCCTGTGGCGGTTTAAATCCAGAATGCTCATTTTCTGTTCCATCTAACCAGCTTTTAGCAGTTTAATTCCCCGCCCACCCAAAGGCATTTCGTCCCCTTCTGCCCTCTGCACGGGTGGGCTCTCTGCATCACTTCCCACCACTGGAGACGGGGGTCCTCTGCGTGCTCACAGTTTAAAGAAGCCATTTCCAGCATCAATGCCTTCCTCGGGCCCCCGGCTTCCACACTTTGTACTCTTCTGCGTTGCTAAGCTGGAGTTGCCACCCAAAGACCCAAGTGCCCAGCCCACCTTCTTGTGTGCACACCCTGCAAGCCTCCCAGAACGAGAGGCGTTGGGAGTCGGGCACGGACGGCGCTGTGGCATGGTGTGCGTTCAGAGGGCGGAATCCTGGGGACTCTGTGTGAAGGAAGACAGAGGGTAGGAGTTGGAGGGTCGGAGCAGCCCCTGACTGGCGGCATCCGGCCTGGTGGCGTCTGTGGTGACGGTGGACCTTTCGGATTGCACCAACGCCGCCTGCGTCCCGTTGGTGGCCAAGGTCCTGACCCGGTGCGGAGTGCCCAGGCCGCGCAGGGTGTTGCGGAAGCCCTCGGCGCTGAAGTAGTACACCAGCGGGTCCAGCACGCAGTTGGCGCCGGCCAGCAGCACCATCACCATCAGTACCCCGCGCACGCGATCGCGGGCAGGCACGCTGGCCGCCACCAGCTTGCTTCGCTGCAGCCCGTAGACCGCCAGCGTGGCGTTGTAGGGCACGAAGCACAGCAGGAAGATGACGAGGTTGGCCAGCAGGAGGCGCACCGTCTTCAGCCGCCGCTGGCTCCGCGTGGCGTCGGGGCGCCCCAGCGTCCAGAAGACTCGGCCGGACGAGTAGACCACCGCCGCCAGGGGCAGCAGGAAGCCCAGAGCCTCGGCCAGCAGCACGAGGGGCAGCAGCCTGCCCTTCCACAGCTCGTCGCTGAAACTCTCGAAGCATAGGCGCACCTCGAGGTCCCGGTAGCGGCAGCGCGAGGGCCTGTGCACGCGGGCGGCGGGCACGGCAAACACCAGGATGAACGCCCACACGCCCAGGCAGAGCAGCCGCGCCACGCGGGGCCGTCGCAGGTGGCGCAGTCGCAGCGGGTGCACAATGGCAGCGTAGCGGTCCACGTTGATGAGCATCAGGAAGATGCAACTGCCGTACATGTTCATCTGGAAGATGGCGCCCGCCGTCTGGCACAGGAGGTCGGGGAAGGGCCAGTGGTGCAGTGCGTAGTAGGAGAGACGAAGGGGCAGCGAGAGGGAGAAGAGCAGGTCGCTGGCCGCTAGGTTACACATGTACACGCTCACCACCGAGTGCACGCGCAGCGCGCGCAGAAAGACCCAGAGGGCCAGCGCGTTGAGTGGGAGCCCGGCAGCCAGCACCAAGCTGTAGACCACCAAGTGCAGGCGGTGGGTAGGTCGGTAGTCAGGACACGGGAGAACAGAACTGTTGGTTGAGGAGCTGTTGGCCAACATTGTGCCAAAGTGGGAATGGGAGCTAGGCTGGGGATGCCATGGGGCACACCAGAGTCATGGCATGGCCTTCACCTCCGGGGCTGGGGCCTGGAGGCTGTACAGACATGGTCCCGAAACAAGCAGAGGGAGGGTATGGGAATGTGGGCTATGGCTGCAGGGACAGATGGCTGCCAAGGGTTGGGTGCGTTTGGTCACATTTTCGTCAGCAGCAGAGACCTGAAATAGGAAGGCAAGCCAGAAGTTACACAGAGACAGGGCTACACTGGCAGGCCTTCTGAATCTTTTCTCAGCCTCAAGTCTGCCATTGGGCCAGAATAGGTTCCTACAGCAGGACTATATAGTACAGTGTTGAACGACGCCCAGTCTTGAAGGCAGGGACTCGGATGCCTAGGTTTAACTCTTGGTTTTGCTAACTTACCTAGTTGTGTGACTTCAGAAAAATtaatctgggctgggtgcagtggcctacacctgtaatcctggcactttaggaggccaaggcagatcaatcgcttgaacctaggggttggggaccagcctgggcaacatggcaaaaccccatctctacaaaaaaaatacaggaccaggtgcagtggctcacacctgtaatcccagcactttgggaggccgaggcgggtggatcacctgaggtcaggagtttgagaccaacctgtccaatatggtgaaacccccatctctactaaaagtaccaaaatgattcctgggtgtggtggtgctcacctgtaatcccagctactcgggaggctgagataggagaatcgcttgaaactgggaggcagaggttgcagtgagctgagaccgtgccattgtactccagcctggacaacagaagtgaagctctgtctcaaaaaataaaaatagccgcgcttggtggctcacatctgtaattccagcactttgggaggcagaggcaggtgtaccacctgaggtcaggagttcgagaccagcctggccaacatggtgaaaccctctctctacttaaaaaatacgaaaaattagtctggtgtagtggcgggcacctgtagtcccagctactcaggagactgagacagaagaattgcttgaacccgaggggtggaggttgcagtgagccaagatcgtgccattgcactccagcctgggcaacaagagcgaaactccgtctcaaaaataaataaataaaattaaaaataaaataaataaaaaataaaaataaggctgggcgcagtggctcatacctgtaatcccagcactttgggaggctgaggtgggcggatcacctgaggtcaagagttcgagaccatcctggccaatatggcaaaatcctgtctctactaaaaaacacaaaaattagccgggtgtggtggcaggcgcctgtaatccctgctacttgggaggctgaggcagggagaatcacttgaacccagaaggcggaggttgcagtgagccgagatcacaccattgcactctagcctgggtgacaaagcaagactgtctcaaaaaaaataaaataaaaaatattaaaaaattaaaaaattagccgggcatggtggcacatgtccatagtcccagctacttgtgagcctgaagtgagagaatcacttgactccagggaggtggaggatgcagtgcaGTGAGCGTCAAGTACACCATTGCACGCCGGCgtagtagctcacgcctgtaacccagtactttgggagactgaggcgggcagatcacctgaggtcaggagttcaagattagcctggccaacacggcaaaacgctgtctatattaaaaatacaaaaattagccagatgaggtggcatgtgcctgtagtcccagctactcaggagactgaggcaggagaatcacttgaacccaggaggtggaggctgcagtgagctgacattgtaccactgccctcgaacctgggtgacaaaatgagactctatctcaaaaaaaaaagaagaggccgggcgcggtggctcacgcctgtaatcccagcactttggaaggccgaggcaggcggatcacaaggtcaggagatcgagaccatggtgaaaccccgtctctactaaaaatagaaaaaaattagccaggcgcagtggcgggcgcctgtagtcccagctactcgggaggctgaggccggagaatggcgtgaacccgggaggcggagcttgcagtgagccgagattgcgccactacactccagcctgggtgacagagcgagactccgtctaaaataaaaataaaaaaaaaaagaagaaagggggccgcacggtagcttatgcctgtgatctcagcactttgggagactgatgtgggtggattacttgaggccaggagttcaagaccaacctggccaatatgacaaaatcttgcctctactaaaaatacgaagattagccaggtgtggtggcgtgcacttgtaatcccagctactcgggaggctaaggcatgagaattgcttgaatctgggaggcagaggttgcagtgagccaagatcacgccactgcactccagcctggatgacagagcgagactctgtctcaaaaaatgagagacagagacagcaaATTCATGAGGTTGTTTGGCGATTAAGATGATGTGTGTAAAATGCTTAGGTTGCTGTTACTATCTCAagatctcttccttccttctttccttgcttaCTGAGCTCATAGAAGGTTCCAGGCATGTTCACAGcagggaacaaaacaaaaagtctgtGCCCCACCTCCTTTACATTCCATTGGAGGGAGACAGATAATAAGCACAAATCAATAGGTCGTTTTATGGAACACCTCCTAGGACCAGGTGCTAGGCTAGCTCCTCATTATCCAAAGAATAAAGGTCAAACTCCTGAgtatacgggaggctgaggcaggagaatcagttgaacccaggaggcggaggttgcagtaagccaagatcacgccactgtactccagcgtgggtgacagagtgagactccatctcaaacaagcaaacaagcaaacaaaactcccaaatacagaacaaaatccCAGCCTTACTCATCACATCCATCATTGCGCCTATGTGGGCTGGATTTGTGGTCAAAGCAAACTGGGTTCAGCTTAATGGTTTGACTTctcggtttcttcatctgtaaaatgggcataataacaTAACAGTGCCCTCATAGGCTGATGGCATGCTCGTCTTCACCAGAGCCACATGTGAATAAATTTGACAGCACAGTCTCGCTAGGCAGGGGAAGGCCCTGTGGGTTGAGTTTTGCCAAGTGCTCCCCCAGCAGGTCTAATCCCAGATGAAGCTCTGTGGTAGTAGGGAGACGGTGGTTTGGTAGTGAGTGATCAAAGGGAACCCTAAGCCCAGAGAGCACAGAGGTGAGGTGAGGAAGGGTACTACTGGTGCTGACGAGGCTGCCAGAGGGGAGAATGCAGCAGCTGCAGTCCTCAGGCAAAAACTGACAGACAAAGGATGTGGTCAAGAGATggaagagacagaggaaaggaCATAGTCTGAGGGATGCCACCTTCCTCAACGCCATAACGCCATGGAAGCCACCCCTCCACTTCAACCCCACGTACCAtctattttgtgtatgtgtggtaaaatatacataacttaAAATTGGTAAAATTTTTTGTGTGcatgctccgtcacccaggctggagtgcaatggcacgatgtcagctcactgcaatctctgcctcccaggttcaagcaattatcctgcctctgcctcccgagtagctgggattacaggcatgtgccacaatgcccagctaaatttttttgtatttttagtagagatggggtttcaccatgttgaccaggctggtctcttaactcctgacctcaggtaatctgcccacctctgcctcccaaagtgggaggattgttt encodes the following:
- the LPAR5 gene encoding lysophosphatidic acid receptor 5 — translated: MLANSSSTNSSVLPCPDYRPTHRLHLVVYSLVLAAGLPLNALALWVFLRALRVHSVVSVYMCNLAASDLLFSLSLPLRLSYYALHHWPFPDLLCQTAGAIFQMNMYGSCIFLMLINVDRYAAIVHPLRLRHLRRPRVARLLCLGVWAFILVFAVPAARVHRPSRCRYRDLEVRLCFESFSDELWKGRLLPLVLLAEALGFLLPLAAVVYSSGRVFWTLGRPDATRSQRRLKTVRLLLANLVIFLLCFVPYNATLAVYGLQRSKLVAASVPARDRVRGVLMVMVLLAGANCVLDPLVYYFSAEGFRNTLRGLGTPHRVRTLATNGTQAALVQSERSTVTTDATRPDAASQGLLRPSNSYPLSSFTQSPQDSAL